A genomic window from Candidatus Kouleothrix ribensis includes:
- the dnaE gene encoding DNA polymerase III subunit alpha codes for MKDFTHLHVHSEYSLLDGYATIKGIVERAAELGMDSIALTDHGVMYGAMDFYTAAKKANVKPIIGVEAYIAPGSNKDPMVKGGKNYFHMLLLAQNETGYRNLVKLTSRSHLDGMGRGVFARPRIDRALLEQHHEGVIATSSCIAGEVIQHLTQQQKQEARATAAYYRDLLGPENYYLELQLHGNTPELEPINDELVRIAHELGIPLVATNDTHFVRREDLEAQKHVMAMGFNLTMKEFCTKNYQMDDSYHIMSGEEMWQLFKRYGSAPLENTRRIADMCKLKLDFGRVQLPTLNFIPEGHDAASYLRFVCEEGLMKRTGGTPSEEYIRRLDYELGVINATGFPDYMLIVWDYVKFARSNGIPALPRGSAGASLVLYCLYITDVDPIKNKLLFERFLSLERLEMPDIDTDFADSRRGEILEYIASTYGRANVAQIITYGTLGAKAALRDMARVLDIPLSEVDRVAKLIPSLPVGTTIAQALERVPELKQIYDGNPDLRNLIDWARKVEGRMKSVGTHACGVVVSRTPLDEMVPLQRTSKDENAVMAAFEGPTLAKMGLLKMDILGLANLSIVAEALKYIEQTTGRKLELADIPLEDRQTFESLGRGETTNVFQLESAGMTRYLMQLRPTRVDDLYAMVALYRPGPLEQIPVYIQNKNNPQSIRYLHPILKPILEDTYGVIVYQEQIMQLLQTIAGYTLGEAYIVIKAISKKNKELMGENEIRFKDGCLKKGISKEIADQLWELILPFAGYSFNRPHATLYGLLSYQTAWLKTNHPTEYMAAVLSAAAGEIEEVAKSVAECSRLGVAVLRADVNHSSAGFTIEQLPSGQLKDYANRLGVRFGLSAIRNVGSGPVQAIIDTRAKSGPFKSLEDFCDRVDRAALNKRVLESLVKCGAMDSLPGTRHQQIAILDQALSAGIEAQRAREAGQASMFDLFGGGASGGSALQSIPLPIMRAEPQHDKEMLAWEKELLGMYVSDHPIARALEGLDMAGITPLSQLGDELVGKVHTFVGMIQGAKRLATKKGDSMLVATLEDLESSVELVAFPKSFEKYRDLLHDDVLLRLTAKVDKRNESIQLLLESAEVLEPAASPPAAELPPQIDLAGTAERFAPPPADALPMVGPADDIPHPAELAAQLAAAPAHAASPLPEPAADASPLSVIRSRVKVGANGNGNGHTNGNGGSQPAPPASIQQLRLFLPRTSDLDADVVRMHRVERLLRQSAGDDSVILHIPNGATTVLLQPRHKVRCTDDLLGALRGELGAAGVVIEP; via the coding sequence ATGAAAGACTTTACACACCTACATGTTCACTCTGAATACAGCTTGCTCGACGGCTACGCCACCATCAAGGGCATTGTCGAGCGCGCCGCCGAGCTGGGCATGGACAGCATTGCCCTGACCGATCACGGCGTGATGTATGGCGCGATGGACTTCTACACCGCAGCCAAGAAGGCGAACGTCAAGCCGATCATCGGCGTGGAAGCCTATATAGCGCCCGGTTCGAACAAGGACCCCATGGTCAAAGGTGGCAAGAACTATTTCCACATGCTGCTGCTGGCCCAGAACGAAACCGGCTACCGCAACCTGGTCAAGCTAACGTCGCGCTCGCATCTCGACGGCATGGGCCGCGGCGTATTTGCCCGCCCGCGCATCGACCGCGCGCTGCTCGAGCAGCATCACGAGGGCGTGATCGCCACTTCATCGTGCATCGCCGGCGAGGTCATTCAGCACCTGACTCAGCAGCAGAAGCAAGAGGCGCGCGCCACCGCCGCCTACTACCGCGATCTGCTCGGCCCCGAAAACTACTACCTCGAGCTCCAGCTGCACGGCAACACGCCCGAGCTCGAGCCGATCAACGACGAGCTGGTGCGCATCGCGCACGAGCTGGGCATCCCACTTGTGGCCACCAACGACACCCACTTCGTGCGGCGCGAGGATCTCGAGGCCCAGAAGCACGTGATGGCTATGGGCTTCAACCTGACTATGAAGGAGTTCTGCACTAAGAACTACCAGATGGACGACTCGTACCACATCATGTCGGGCGAAGAGATGTGGCAGTTGTTCAAGCGCTATGGCTCCGCACCGCTCGAAAATACGCGCCGGATCGCCGACATGTGCAAGCTCAAGCTCGACTTCGGGCGCGTGCAGCTGCCGACTCTGAACTTCATCCCCGAGGGCCACGACGCCGCCTCGTACCTGCGTTTCGTGTGCGAAGAGGGCCTGATGAAGCGCACCGGCGGTACCCCCAGCGAGGAGTACATCCGCCGGCTCGATTATGAGCTCGGCGTGATCAACGCCACCGGCTTCCCCGACTATATGCTGATCGTGTGGGACTACGTGAAGTTCGCGCGATCGAACGGCATCCCGGCGCTGCCGCGTGGCTCGGCCGGCGCCTCGCTGGTGCTATACTGCCTGTATATCACCGATGTCGACCCGATCAAGAACAAGCTGCTGTTCGAGCGCTTCCTCTCGCTCGAGCGGCTCGAGATGCCCGATATCGACACCGACTTTGCCGACTCGCGCCGCGGCGAGATTCTGGAATATATCGCAAGCACCTACGGCCGCGCGAACGTGGCCCAGATCATCACCTACGGCACGCTCGGCGCCAAGGCCGCGCTGCGCGATATGGCCCGCGTGCTCGACATTCCACTCAGCGAGGTCGACCGCGTCGCCAAGCTGATCCCGTCGCTGCCAGTCGGCACCACCATCGCCCAGGCGCTCGAGCGCGTGCCCGAGCTCAAGCAGATCTACGACGGCAACCCCGACTTGCGCAACCTGATCGACTGGGCGCGCAAGGTCGAAGGCCGCATGAAGAGTGTCGGCACGCACGCCTGCGGCGTGGTGGTGAGCCGCACCCCGCTCGACGAGATGGTGCCGCTCCAGCGCACCTCGAAGGACGAGAACGCCGTGATGGCGGCCTTCGAAGGCCCCACGCTGGCCAAGATGGGCCTGCTCAAAATGGATATCCTGGGCCTGGCCAACCTCTCGATCGTGGCCGAGGCGCTCAAGTATATCGAGCAGACCACTGGCCGCAAACTCGAGCTGGCCGATATACCGCTGGAAGATCGCCAGACCTTCGAGAGCCTGGGGCGCGGCGAGACGACCAATGTGTTCCAGCTTGAGAGCGCGGGCATGACCCGCTACCTCATGCAGCTGCGCCCGACCCGCGTCGACGACCTGTACGCCATGGTCGCGCTGTACCGCCCCGGCCCGCTCGAGCAGATCCCGGTCTACATTCAAAATAAGAACAACCCCCAGAGCATCCGCTACCTGCACCCGATCCTCAAGCCCATCCTCGAAGACACCTACGGCGTGATCGTGTACCAAGAGCAGATCATGCAGCTGCTCCAGACGATCGCCGGCTACACGCTCGGCGAAGCGTATATCGTGATCAAGGCGATCAGCAAGAAGAACAAAGAGCTGATGGGCGAGAACGAGATCCGCTTCAAAGACGGCTGCCTCAAAAAAGGCATTAGCAAAGAGATCGCCGACCAGCTGTGGGAGCTGATCCTGCCGTTCGCCGGCTACTCGTTCAACCGCCCGCACGCCACGCTGTATGGCTTGCTCTCGTACCAGACCGCCTGGCTCAAGACTAATCACCCGACCGAGTATATGGCTGCGGTGCTCTCGGCCGCTGCCGGCGAGATCGAAGAGGTGGCCAAGAGCGTGGCCGAGTGCAGCCGGCTGGGCGTGGCGGTGCTGCGCGCCGATGTGAACCACAGCAGCGCGGGCTTCACGATCGAGCAGCTGCCCAGTGGCCAGCTCAAAGACTACGCCAACCGCCTGGGTGTGCGCTTCGGCCTCTCGGCTATCCGCAATGTCGGTAGCGGCCCGGTGCAGGCGATCATCGATACGCGCGCGAAGTCTGGCCCGTTCAAGAGCCTTGAAGATTTCTGCGACCGGGTCGACCGTGCGGCGCTGAACAAGCGCGTGCTCGAAAGCCTGGTCAAGTGCGGTGCGATGGATTCACTGCCCGGCACGCGCCACCAGCAGATCGCCATCCTCGACCAGGCGCTCTCGGCCGGGATCGAAGCCCAGCGCGCGCGCGAGGCCGGCCAGGCCAGCATGTTCGACCTGTTCGGCGGCGGGGCCTCCGGCGGCTCGGCGCTCCAGTCGATCCCGCTGCCAATCATGCGCGCCGAGCCGCAGCACGATAAAGAGATGCTGGCCTGGGAGAAAGAGCTGCTGGGCATGTATGTGTCCGACCACCCGATCGCCAGGGCGCTCGAGGGCCTCGATATGGCCGGGATCACGCCGCTCAGCCAGCTCGGCGACGAGCTGGTGGGCAAGGTACACACCTTCGTCGGCATGATCCAGGGCGCCAAGCGGCTCGCAACCAAGAAGGGCGACAGCATGCTGGTGGCAACACTCGAAGACCTCGAGTCGTCGGTCGAGCTGGTCGCCTTCCCCAAGAGTTTCGAGAAGTATCGCGATCTGCTGCACGACGATGTGCTGCTACGCCTGACCGCCAAGGTCGACAAGCGTAACGAGAGCATCCAGCTGCTGCTCGAGAGCGCCGAGGTGCTCGAGCCGGCCGCCAGCCCGCCGGCCGCCGAGCTGCCGCCGCAGATCGACCTGGCAGGAACGGCCGAGCGATTCGCACCGCCGCCCGCCGATGCGTTACCCATGGTCGGGCCGGCCGACGACATCCCCCACCCGGCCGAGCTGGCCGCGCAACTAGCCGCCGCGCCGGCCCACGCGGCCAGCCCACTGCCCGAGCCGGCCGCCGACGCCTCGCCACTCAGCGTCATCCGCTCGCGCGTGAAGGTTGGCGCAAATGGCAATGGCAATGGCCACACAAACGGCAATGGCGGCAGCCAGCCGGCCCCACCGGCCAGCATACAGCAGCTGCGGCTGTTCCTGCCGCGCACCAGCGACCTCGACGCCGACGTTGTGCGCATGCACCGGGTCGAGCGCCTGCTGCGCCAGAGCGCCGGCGACGACAGTGTGATCCTGCACATCCCAAATGGTGCGACGACCGTGCTGCTGCAGCCGCGCCACAAAGTGCGCTGCACCGACGATTTGCTGGGCGCGCTGCGTGGCGAGCTTGGCGCCGCCGGCGTGGTGATCGAGCCGTAG
- a CDS encoding TrkA family potassium uptake protein, translated as MPRRPEDYVVIGLGRFGSSLALTLMQLGHSVLAIDENRELVQEYSDNITQTIALDATDEDALRSIGVEEFDTAIVAIGDHFENNVLITVLLKELGVRMVICKALNQRQRSILLKIGADLVVLPEHEAGERLAHRLLTPHLGDRIELEPGLSVSEIRCPELLAGHTLGGLDLEGRFGLSVLAIKSKQTRASPPESTVLADGDVLVVLGPDAALARLHAWRP; from the coding sequence ATGCCGCGCAGGCCTGAAGACTACGTGGTGATTGGGCTCGGTCGCTTTGGCTCGAGCCTGGCGCTCACGCTCATGCAGCTTGGCCACTCGGTGCTGGCGATCGACGAGAATCGCGAGCTGGTGCAGGAATACTCCGATAACATCACCCAGACGATCGCGCTCGACGCGACCGACGAAGACGCGCTGCGCTCGATCGGCGTCGAGGAGTTCGATACCGCCATCGTGGCGATCGGCGATCATTTCGAGAACAACGTGCTGATCACTGTGCTGCTGAAAGAGCTGGGCGTGCGCATGGTGATCTGCAAGGCGCTGAACCAGCGCCAGCGCTCGATCCTGCTGAAGATCGGCGCCGACCTGGTGGTGCTGCCCGAGCACGAGGCCGGCGAGCGCCTGGCGCACCGGCTGCTGACGCCGCACCTGGGCGACCGGATCGAGCTCGAGCCGGGCCTGAGCGTGAGCGAGATCCGCTGCCCCGAGCTGCTGGCGGGGCACACGCTGGGCGGGCTAGACCTCGAGGGGCGCTTCGGCCTGAGCGTGCTGGCGATCAAGAGCAAGCAGACGCGTGCGTCGCCGCCCGAGAGCACCGTACTTGCCGACGGCGACGTGCTGGTGGTGCTGGGACCCGACGCAGCGCTGGCCAGGCTGCACGCGTGGCGCCCGTGA
- a CDS encoding potassium transporter: MQGRSRRPRHWQRALRLVGGLAALTGGGTGLLMLPISGAERSLRADEALFTAVSALSTTGLSVITPGRDLSSIGQVVLLLLMQIGGIGFMVGAVTIFRLIGRRITLEERLTLRDSLGLISTASLLRLTRSVLIGVGLIEAAGALLLWLNWAPTYGAGRALFLAVFHAVSAFCNASFDLFSGTPDAPAAFPTDALTLLTLSTLVILGSIGIPVLADIVRWPFRRTLSLHTRLTLVVAGALLALGTAGLFIGESQPGALFADLPWPRRMLLAYFHSATSRTSGFVLEPLDRMAPANVLLLTALMFIGGSPASMGGGITTSTFAVLVLAMWSYVRGRMLVVVDRRTLPTETVLKGAAILIVALLLVGTTTWLLLLTQPARLDEALFEAVSAFSTCGFTLGLTPRLDVFGRLLIAFTMFWGRLGALTIVVTLARREVAPAVAYPEEQILIG, encoded by the coding sequence ATGCAAGGCCGATCGCGCCGGCCACGCCACTGGCAGCGCGCACTGCGCCTGGTGGGCGGCCTGGCCGCGCTGACCGGGGGCGGCACTGGCCTGCTGATGCTGCCGATCAGCGGCGCCGAGCGCAGCCTGCGCGCCGACGAGGCGCTGTTCACGGCCGTGTCGGCGCTCTCGACAACCGGGCTCTCGGTGATCACCCCAGGGCGCGACCTCTCGAGCATTGGCCAGGTCGTGCTACTGCTGCTGATGCAGATCGGCGGCATCGGCTTCATGGTCGGCGCGGTGACGATCTTTCGCCTGATCGGCCGCAGGATCACGCTCGAGGAGCGCCTGACCCTGCGCGACTCGCTTGGGCTGATCAGCACCGCGTCGCTGCTGAGGCTCACGCGCAGCGTGCTGATTGGGGTAGGCCTGATCGAGGCCGCCGGCGCGCTGCTGCTGTGGCTCAACTGGGCGCCGACCTACGGCGCCGGGCGCGCGCTGTTTCTGGCAGTCTTCCACGCGGTCTCGGCTTTCTGCAACGCCAGCTTCGACCTATTCAGCGGCACGCCCGACGCGCCGGCGGCCTTCCCGACCGACGCGCTGACACTGCTGACGCTCAGCACGCTGGTGATCCTGGGCAGCATCGGCATCCCCGTGCTGGCCGACATCGTGCGCTGGCCGTTTCGCCGCACGCTCTCGCTGCATACGCGCCTGACACTGGTGGTGGCCGGGGCGCTGCTCGCGCTCGGCACGGCCGGCCTGTTCATAGGCGAGAGCCAGCCAGGCGCGCTGTTTGCCGACCTGCCCTGGCCGCGCCGGATGCTGCTGGCCTACTTTCACTCGGCCACCAGCCGCACCTCGGGGTTTGTGCTCGAGCCGCTCGACAGGATGGCGCCGGCGAATGTGCTGCTGCTCACCGCGCTGATGTTTATCGGCGGCTCGCCGGCCTCGATGGGCGGCGGGATCACCACCTCGACTTTCGCGGTGCTGGTGCTGGCGATGTGGAGCTATGTGCGCGGCCGCATGCTGGTGGTCGTCGATCGCCGGACACTCCCGACCGAGACGGTGCTCAAGGGCGCGGCGATCCTGATCGTCGCGCTGCTGCTGGTTGGAACGACGACCTGGCTGCTGCTGCTGACCCAGCCGGCGCGGCTCGACGAGGCGCTGTTCGAGGCGGTGTCGGCATTCTCGACATGTGGGTTCACGCTCGGGCTGACGCCGCGGCTCGATGTATTTGGGCGCCTGCTGATTGCATTCACTATGTTCTGGGGCCGGCTCGGCGCGCTGACGATCGTAGTCACCCTGGCACGACGCGAGGTGGCGCCGGCGGTGGCCTACCCCGAAGAGCAGATCTTGATCGGCTGA